In Rhodamnia argentea isolate NSW1041297 chromosome 11, ASM2092103v1, whole genome shotgun sequence, one genomic interval encodes:
- the LOC115735613 gene encoding protein NLP2, producing the protein MEDVAFTPNSTSENLLDSAMDLDLMDQLLFEGCWLETTDASNYLPSTESDQANYYPFRSVFQEEAGKDFAESLPSTCPRIEEILEVEQKNSNTSEATASSSQSEGFQIEGTEVGRRWWIAPVASPGPSSSMKERLMMALGRLKEGTKDKDVLIQIWVPVKKGGRNVLTTIDQPYVYDPNSKSLESYRNVSKTYQFVADEDTKESVGLPGRVFLGKLPEWTPDVRFFSSEEYPRLNYAQQYDVRGSLALPVFERGSGTCLGVVEIITTSQKINYRPELENICKALEAVDLRSSQTFRPPSAKACNPSYQAALPQILEVLTSVCKRYRLPLALTWASCLQQGKEGPRHSNENYEFCVSTVDSACFVADQHYLGFQEACSEHHLLRGQGIVGRAFTINRPCFATDVTAFNKREYPLAHHARMLGLCCATAIPLASIHTGSVDFVLEFFFPKDCKATEEQKQMINSLSSFVHQALQNSQKEQKEVLVTSSRDTGVNTSDKRFQVEETDMVLPSLNEHHPQEASWIANMVEAQKNSKAVSVPLEAQKEHKEEFTVTTKWEETELGLQHGQFHPEFHQVQQNFENKPSAKAGDTLGQFRSTGGRKSGQRTRTKTDKTISLEVLRQYFAGSLKDAAKSIGVCPTTLKRICRQHGITRWPSRKIKKVGHSLKKLESIINSVQGAEGTIHVRSFYESFPELNSPRHSEKGTFSSANLSNPMEQLNPQTENGLFRSGATTSNSPSSSCSQSSGSITSCSTGMKQYFTAINAASSSGPVLSNNPSEVLKRTRSDAELHISTHEEPKLLIRSQSHKSLVEWGSLENVATLPKTNSPCITRDVGVYRIKAILGEEKIRFSLKPSWGFRDLQWEVAKRFNIDDIGTIDLKYLDDDQEWVLLTCDADLEECIDVNRMSRNHTIRISIHQSSHHNLRSLVGGSGEAQHQGHIQ; encoded by the exons ATGGAGGATGTTGCTTTCACCCCTAATTCCACAAGTGAGAATCTCTTGGATTCTGCCATGGACTTGGACTTGATGGATCAACTCTTGTTTGAAGGGTGCTGGTTAGAAACAACAGATGCCTCCAACTATTTGCCTTCGACAGAGTCTGATCAAGCCAATTATTATCCATTTCGGAGCGTCTTTCAAGAGGAGGCAGGGAAAGACTTCGCCGAAAGTCTACCCTCAACATGTCCTAGAATAGAGGAAATATTGGAGGTGGAGCAGAAAAATAGTAACACTTCCGAAGCTACAGCATCTTCAAGTCAATCCGAAGGTTTTCAGATTGAAGGGACCGAGGTTGGGAGACGGTGGTGGATTGCCCCAGTGGCAAGCCCTGGTCCCTCTTCCTCCATGAAGGAAAGattgatgatggctcttgggcGTCTGAAAGAAGGCACTAAGGACAAAGATGTGCTAATTCAAATATGGGTGCCGGTAAAGAAAGGAGGGAGGAACGTGCTTACGACGATTGATCAGCCCTATGTCTATGATCCTAATAGCAAGAGCCTTGAGAGTTACAGAAATGTTTCAAAAACATATCAATTCGTGGCTGACGAGGACACTAAAGAGTCTGTTGGCTTGCCAGGTCGGGTTTTCTTGGGGAAGCTCCCGGAGTGGACTCCTGATGTTCGGTTCTTCAGCAGTGAAGAGTACCCACGTCTCAACTATGCTCAGCAGTATGATGTCCGGGGGTCCCTTGCACTTCCCGTTTTTGAACGGGGCAGCGGGACTTGCTTGGGTGTTGTTGAGATCATAACAACTTCCCAGAAGATCAATTATCGTCCAGAACTTGAAAATATCTGCAAAGCTCTTGAG GCTGTTGATCTTAGAAGTTCCCAGACCTTCAGACCACCCAGTGCAAAG GCTTGCAATCCGTCATACCAAGCTGCACTGCCGCAGATCTTAGAGGTTTTGACATCTGTATGCAAACGATACAGACTGCCACTAGCTTTGACTTGGGCTTCTTGTCTTCAGCAAGGTAAAGAAGGACCTCGGCATTCTAATGAGAACTATGAATTCTGTGTGTCAACCGTCGATTCTGCTTGTTTTGTGGCCGATCAACACTACTTGGGGTTTCAGGAAGCATGTTCCGAGCATCACCTGTTAAGAGGACAAGGAATTGTTGGGAGGGCATTTACAATAAACAGGCCATGTTTTGCCACTGATGTAACTGCATTCAACAAGAGGGAGTACCCTCTTGCTCACCATGCTCGGATGTTAGGGTTATGCTGTGCCACTGCAATTCCCTTAGCAAGCATCCACACCGGATCagttgattttgtcttggagttcttttttccaaaagattGCAAGGCCACTGAAGAACAAAAGCAGATGATTAATTCATTGTCCAGTTTTGTACATCAGGCACTCCAGAATTCccaaaaggaacaaaaggaagtGCTTGTGACATCCTCAAGAGATACTGGAGTTAACACTTCAGATAAAAGATTTCAGGTTGAAGAAACTGATATGGTGCTACCTTCTCTTAACGAACATCATCCACAAGAAGCGTCATGGATTGCAAATATGGTGGAGGCCCAAAAGAACAGCAAAGCAGTCTCTGTCCCATTGGAGGCTCAGAAAGAACACAAAGAAGAATTTACAGTGACAACCAAATGGGAAGAAACTGAATTAGGACTACAGCATGGACAGTTCCATCCAGAGTTTCACCAAGTTCAGCAGAACTTTGAAAACAAGCCTAGTGCCAAGGCTGGTGATACTCTTGGTCAGTTTCGCTCCACAGGTGGTAGAAAATCGGGTCAGAGGACACGTACAAAGACTGATAAGACAATCAGCTTGGAGGTCCTCCGGCAATACTTCGCAGGGAGCCTCAAAGATGCTGCTAAAAGTATTGGTG TTTGTCCTACAACCTTGAAAAGGATATGCAGGCAACACGGCATCACTCGATGGCCTTCTCGAAAGATCAAGAAGGTAGGCCATTCTCTGAAGAAGCTTGAGAGCATTATAAATTCGGTCCAAGGTGCTGAGGGGACTATACATGTACGCTCATTTTATGAGAGCTTCCCAGAATTGAACTCTCCAAGACACTCTGAGAAGGGAACTTTTTCATCAGCTAATCTGAGTAATCCTATGGAGCAATTAAATCCTCAGACTGAGAATGGTCTGTTCAGATCAGGAGCCACTACCTCGAATTCTCCATCTTCCTCGTGCAGCCAGAGCTCCGGTTCTATTACCTCTTGCTCGACTGGGATGAAGCAGTATTTTACTGCAATAAATGCTGCGAGCAGCAGTGGTCCAGTGCTGTCCAATAACCCCTCTGAAGTGCTAAAACGAACACGGAGCGATGCAGAATTACATATTTCCACTCATGAAGAGCCAAAGCTTCTTATAAGATCGCAAAGCCACAAATCGTTGGTTGAGTGGGGAAGTCTCGAGAATGTAGCCACTTTACCAAAAACCAACAGCCCATGCATAACACGAGATGTGGGCGTTTATAGAATTAAAGCAATTTTGGGAGAAGAAAAGATCAGGTTCAGCTTGAAACCCAGTTGGGGATTTAGGGATTTGCAATGGGAGGTTGCAAAACGTTTCAACATAGACGATATCGGAACAATCGATCTCAAGTACTTGGATGATGATCAAGAGTGGGTTCTTTTGACATGTGATGCTGATCTTGAGGAGTGCATTGATGTGAACAGAATGTCGCGAAACCATACAATCCGGATCTCCATTCACCAATCTTCACATCACAATCTAAGAAGTCTTGTTGGTGGCAGTGGCGAGGCTCAGCACCAGGGCCATATCCAATGA